CCGCCCGGTTCGGCTGCCCGACCGGCACCCTCGCCGTCGAGCTCGACAAGCGCGCCGACGGGGACCTCGACGTGGAGGCAGGTGCGATGCTCCGGCGGCTGCTCGACTGGGCCGCAGGCCAGTTCCGCGAGCTGGGCCTGCCCGACCCGGACGGCCTGGCCCTCACCCTCGTCGCCGGGTACCAGGGCATGTCCCTCCTGGCCAACGCCCTGCGCGACCCGGACGTCATGACCCGCGAGGGTGCCCGCCTGCTGCGCTGGCTCGACTCGCTGGAGGCTGTGGACCCGGCCTAGCAGCCATCTCGTTCGTCGTCTGGTTTCGGTGTTCAGCAGCCCGCTGATCCGTGCGATGCGGACGGCTGAGCTTGCGGGTCTCACCGGTGTCCAGCCCGACCCGGACCTGGTGGAGTGGGACTACGGCGGCTACGAGGGCCTGACCGCCGAGCAGATCCAGGAGTCCAGGCCGGGTTGGGACCTTTGGCGGGACGGCGTCGTTGCCGGCGGTACCGACCGTCCTGGTGAGCAGCTCCAGCAGGTCGCCGCGCGTACGGATGCGGTGCTGGACCGCATCCGGCCGTTGCTCGGCGAGGGCGATGTCGCCGTGGTCGCTCACGGCCATCTGGCGCGTGTGCTCACCGTGCGGTGGCTCGGGCTCGATGCGTCCGCAGCCTGCCTGCTCGGCCATCCGCATCCGGGCACGCTCAGCTTCCTGGCCGTCGAGCACGGGCAGCCCGTCATCTCGGCCTGGAACGTCCCGTAGCGGCAGACCGTCGTCACGTCCGCCGCGGCCCCGCCCGCCGCCTGCCGGAAGTCCGCCGTCTACCGGAAGCCCGTCTACCGGAAGTCCGCCGCGTGATCCCGCACCCAGCTGCGGAAGTCGCGCGGCGGACGGCCGAGCACCCGCTCCACCGTGTCGGTCACCCGCTCCGGCTCGCGAGTGAAGGACTCCCACGCCCGTAGCCGGGACTCCACGAACCCCGCGTTGCCCCAGGCCGCCGTCAGCTGCTCACGGGCCGTCTCCGGCGCCAGCTCCTCCCACCGCACCGCGACGCCCAGCTCCTCGCCGATGATCCGGGCCAGCTCGGCGTGCGCCAGCGACTCCGGCCCGGTGACCACGTACCGGGCGCCGTCGTGCCCGTCCTCGGTGAGAGCCCGCACAGCGACGTCCGCGATGTCCCGCTCGTGCACCAGCGACCGGCGCGCCTGCCCGTACGGCCAGCGGACCACGCCCTCCCGCACCTGGTCGGCCCAGGCGAGCAGGTTGCCCGCGAAGTCGATCGCCCGGACGAAGGTCCAGCTCAGGCCCGACCGCCGGATCAGCCGCTCGATCTCCTGGTGGAAGATCACCGCCGGCTCGTCGTCCGC
The genomic region above belongs to Streptomyces sp. 1331.2 and contains:
- a CDS encoding histidine phosphatase family protein; this translates as MFSSPLIRAMRTAELAGLTGVQPDPDLVEWDYGGYEGLTAEQIQESRPGWDLWRDGVVAGGTDRPGEQLQQVAARTDAVLDRIRPLLGEGDVAVVAHGHLARVLTVRWLGLDASAACLLGHPHPGTLSFLAVEHGQPVISAWNVP
- a CDS encoding NmrA family NAD(P)-binding protein, which produces MTKVLVIGANGSVGRHVVASLTEGGHEVRALVRDPARSVLPAGVEAVRGDLAVPESLEPALAGGVEAVYLMWPGLPVQPRVVESIARHAKRVVYLSADVPDLADDEPAVIFHQEIERLIRRSGLSWTFVRAIDFAGNLLAWADQVREGVVRWPYGQARRSLVHERDIADVAVRALTEDGHDGARYVVTGPESLAHAELARIIGEELGVAVRWEELAPETAREQLTAAWGNAGFVESRLRAWESFTREPERVTDTVERVLGRPPRDFRSWVRDHAADFR